A genomic window from Cupriavidus metallidurans CH34 includes:
- a CDS encoding class I SAM-dependent rRNA methyltransferase translates to MNVITLKPGKEKSLLRRHPWVYATGIAATEGRCEPGSTVVIRSADGRFLARGAYSPESQIRARVWTFDENEPVDHAMFKRRVSAALAHRKQWVRDTNAVRLIFGESDRLPGLIVDYYGQGERGQLVCQFNAAGVEQWKDALVQALIKETGCPNVYERSDAAVRQREGLPLVTGVLAGAEPDPELSVTEHGVRYHVDVRNGHKTGFYVDQRDNRKLVGDLAEGREVLNCFCYTGGFSLAALRGGATSVTSIDSSGEALKIAASNVTLNGFDPARATWLDADVFKTLREFRAEGRQFDLIVLDPPKFAPSAQHIDRAARAYKEINLVGMQLLRPGGLLFTYSCSGAISMELFQKIVAGAATDARSDARILRRLSAGTDHPMSAAFPEGEYLKGLLLEKI, encoded by the coding sequence ATGAACGTCATCACCCTCAAGCCGGGCAAGGAAAAGTCCCTGCTCCGGCGCCATCCGTGGGTCTACGCCACGGGCATCGCCGCTACCGAAGGCCGTTGCGAACCGGGATCGACCGTGGTCATCCGCAGCGCGGACGGCCGCTTCCTGGCGCGCGGCGCGTACAGCCCCGAATCACAGATCCGCGCGCGTGTCTGGACGTTCGACGAGAACGAGCCGGTCGATCACGCGATGTTCAAGCGCCGCGTGTCGGCGGCCCTGGCACACCGCAAGCAATGGGTGCGCGACACCAACGCCGTGCGCCTGATCTTCGGCGAATCCGACCGCCTGCCGGGTCTGATCGTCGACTACTACGGCCAGGGCGAACGCGGCCAGCTCGTCTGCCAGTTCAACGCCGCGGGCGTGGAGCAATGGAAAGACGCGCTGGTGCAGGCGCTGATCAAGGAAACCGGCTGCCCGAACGTCTACGAACGTTCTGACGCGGCGGTGCGCCAGCGCGAAGGACTGCCGCTGGTGACCGGCGTGCTGGCCGGCGCCGAGCCCGACCCGGAACTGTCGGTGACCGAGCACGGCGTGCGCTACCACGTCGACGTGCGCAACGGCCACAAGACCGGCTTCTACGTGGACCAGCGCGACAACCGCAAGCTCGTCGGCGACCTCGCCGAGGGCCGCGAGGTGCTGAACTGCTTCTGCTACACCGGCGGCTTCTCGCTGGCGGCGCTGCGTGGCGGCGCCACGTCGGTGACGTCGATCGATTCGTCGGGCGAGGCGCTCAAGATCGCGGCCAGCAACGTGACTCTGAACGGTTTCGATCCGGCGCGCGCCACGTGGCTCGACGCGGATGTCTTCAAGACGCTGCGTGAATTCCGCGCCGAGGGCCGTCAGTTCGACCTGATCGTGCTGGACCCTCCCAAGTTCGCGCCGTCGGCACAGCATATCGACCGTGCTGCCCGCGCTTACAAGGAAATCAACCTGGTCGGGATGCAGTTGCTGCGTCCGGGCGGCCTGCTGTTCACGTACTCGTGCTCGGGTGCGATCAGCATGGAGCTGTTCCAGAAGATCGTGGCGGGCGCGGCCACCGATGCGCGCTCGGATGCGCGGATCCTGCGCCGCCTGTCGGCCGGCACGGACCATCCGATGTCGGCGGCCTTCCCGGAAGGCGAATATCTGAAGGGTCTGCTGCTCGAGAAGATCTGA
- a CDS encoding YbeD family protein, producing the protein MSTDSNNGPLIPGEIPPEQSLIEYPSDFPIKVMGAMQDGFAEAIVTLIQDFDPNFHAGKMEMRPSRNGNYLGLTVTVWVTSREQLDELYRALTGHPMVKVVL; encoded by the coding sequence ATGTCTACAGATTCGAACAACGGTCCGCTGATTCCGGGGGAGATTCCGCCGGAACAGTCGCTGATCGAGTACCCGAGCGATTTCCCGATCAAGGTCATGGGCGCGATGCAGGATGGCTTCGCCGAAGCGATCGTGACCCTGATCCAGGACTTCGACCCGAACTTCCACGCCGGCAAGATGGAGATGCGTCCGTCCCGCAACGGCAACTATCTGGGGCTGACGGTGACCGTGTGGGTCACGAGCCGCGAGCAACTCGACGAGCTGTATCGCGCGCTGACCGGGCATCCGATGGTCAAGGTGGTGCTGTAA
- a CDS encoding D-alanyl-D-alanine carboxypeptidase family protein yields MLNRVTPYVASAIAPVIVAATLAAAPAAVMAQGVPVPQVAAKSWMLYDVTSGQALASQNADMRIEPASLTKLMTAYLAFEALKEKRLTLDQTVTPTDIVRKVKSDESRMFIEAGKPVSVQDLLLGLIVQSGNDASLALAEAVGGSEEGFVVMMNREAQRMGMKNTHFTNTDGVPDPNHYTTAVDLAILTTRLIKDFPEYYSMYSQKEFTYNKIRQPNRNRLLYIDPTVDGVKTGHTKSAGYCLISSAKRPLANVPNGSRRLVSIVIGTATEQIRTQESLKILNYGFQFFDTLRLYDKGQVLATPDIYKGKTGTIKIGVANETFVTVPKGTGSRLKPVLERQELLIAPITAGQQVGTVKLMDGANKVAEFPVVALEEVPEAGFFGRLWDTIRLWFKRK; encoded by the coding sequence ATGCTGAACAGAGTCACGCCGTACGTCGCATCCGCCATTGCTCCCGTAATCGTTGCGGCAACGCTCGCCGCCGCGCCCGCAGCCGTGATGGCGCAAGGCGTGCCGGTGCCACAGGTCGCCGCCAAGTCCTGGATGCTGTACGACGTGACGAGCGGCCAGGCGCTGGCGTCACAGAATGCAGATATGCGCATCGAGCCGGCGTCGCTGACCAAGCTGATGACGGCTTACCTGGCCTTCGAGGCGCTCAAGGAAAAACGCCTGACGCTGGATCAGACCGTCACGCCGACCGACATCGTCCGCAAGGTGAAAAGCGATGAATCGCGCATGTTCATCGAAGCCGGCAAGCCGGTCAGCGTGCAGGACCTTCTGCTGGGCCTGATCGTCCAGTCGGGCAACGACGCCTCGCTGGCGCTGGCCGAAGCCGTGGGCGGCTCGGAAGAAGGCTTCGTCGTGATGATGAACCGTGAAGCCCAGCGCATGGGCATGAAGAACACGCACTTCACGAACACCGACGGTGTGCCCGATCCGAACCACTACACCACGGCGGTGGACCTGGCGATCCTGACCACGCGCCTGATCAAGGACTTTCCCGAGTACTACTCGATGTACTCGCAGAAGGAGTTCACCTATAACAAGATCAGGCAGCCGAACCGCAACCGTCTGCTGTACATCGACCCGACCGTGGACGGCGTGAAGACCGGCCATACGAAGTCCGCGGGCTACTGCCTGATTTCGTCGGCAAAGCGTCCGCTGGCCAATGTGCCCAACGGCTCGCGCCGACTGGTGTCGATCGTGATCGGCACGGCCACCGAGCAGATCCGCACACAGGAAAGCCTGAAGATCCTGAACTACGGCTTCCAGTTCTTCGACACGCTGCGCCTGTACGACAAGGGCCAGGTGCTGGCCACGCCCGACATCTACAAGGGCAAGACCGGCACGATCAAGATCGGCGTGGCCAACGAGACGTTCGTCACGGTGCCCAAGGGCACGGGCTCGCGCCTCAAGCCGGTGCTGGAGCGCCAGGAACTGCTGATCGCGCCGATCACGGCCGGCCAGCAGGTGGGCACCGTCAAGCTGATGGACGGCGCCAACAAGGTGGCGGAATTCCCGGTGGTGGCGCTCGAGGAAGTGCCGGAGGCCGGCTTCTTCGGCCGCCTGTGGGATACGATCCGCCTCTGGTTCAAGCGCAAGTAA
- a CDS encoding alpha/beta hydrolase: protein MNAHTQVTTFAGPVGAIDISIDLPQNAPVRGLALVAHPHPLFAGTKDNKVAQTLARTFVALGYATVRPNFRGVGGTAGEHDKGIGEQDDLLAVIDWMRTQTAWSPDVATLPLALGGFSFGSFVQTHVARRLAEAGTPAQRLVVVGTATSRWDVANVPADTIVIHGEQDDTVPLASVFDWARPQDLPVIVIPGADHFFHRKLHLIKQLVVNAWDR from the coding sequence GCGCCATCGACATCTCCATCGATCTGCCGCAGAACGCGCCCGTGCGCGGTCTGGCTCTCGTCGCGCATCCGCACCCGCTGTTCGCGGGCACCAAGGACAACAAGGTGGCGCAGACGCTGGCGCGTACCTTCGTTGCGCTGGGGTACGCCACGGTGCGCCCCAACTTCCGTGGCGTTGGCGGCACGGCCGGTGAGCACGACAAGGGCATTGGCGAGCAGGACGATCTGCTCGCCGTGATCGACTGGATGCGCACGCAGACCGCGTGGTCGCCCGACGTGGCCACGCTGCCGCTGGCACTGGGCGGTTTCTCGTTCGGCAGCTTCGTGCAGACGCACGTGGCGCGCCGTCTGGCCGAAGCGGGCACGCCCGCGCAACGCCTGGTGGTGGTGGGTACCGCCACGAGCCGCTGGGACGTGGCCAACGTGCCGGCCGACACAATCGTGATCCACGGCGAGCAGGACGACACTGTGCCGCTCGCCAGCGTGTTCGACTGGGCACGCCCGCAGGACCTGCCGGTCATCGTCATTCCTGGCGCCGACCATTTCTTTCATCGCAAGCTGCACCTGATCAAGCAGCTCGTCGTCAACGCGTGGGACCGGTGA